In the genome of Gloeotrichia echinulata CP02, one region contains:
- a CDS encoding YggS family pyridoxal phosphate-dependent enzyme yields the protein MISPISERIAQIRSSLPPAVQLIAVSKTVPAQVMRLAYDAGIRDFAENRIQEAASKQAELQDLGDITWHFIGHLQSNKAKKALEQFDWIHSVDNLQLAQRLNQLAQQLGVSPQVCLQVKILPDPNKSGWSVSELLADLPALNQCLNLQIHGLMTIPPLGLDESETLDVFTATSNLSKQIQAQQWSHLSMQQLSMGMSGDYKLAVQAGATMVRLGTILFGDRI from the coding sequence ATGATCAGTCCGATTAGCGAACGTATTGCTCAAATTCGCTCCTCATTACCACCTGCAGTTCAGTTAATTGCGGTTAGCAAGACAGTTCCTGCACAGGTGATGCGCTTGGCCTATGACGCCGGGATTCGTGATTTTGCCGAGAATCGCATCCAAGAAGCTGCTAGTAAACAAGCCGAGTTACAAGACCTAGGCGATATTACCTGGCACTTTATTGGGCATTTGCAAAGCAATAAAGCCAAAAAAGCCCTGGAACAATTTGATTGGATTCACTCCGTAGATAATTTACAGCTGGCACAGCGCCTAAATCAATTGGCGCAACAGCTAGGAGTAAGTCCTCAAGTCTGTCTACAAGTGAAAATTCTGCCTGACCCCAACAAGTCTGGTTGGAGTGTGTCAGAATTACTAGCAGATTTACCGGCTCTCAATCAATGCCTGAATTTACAAATTCATGGTTTGATGACAATTCCGCCTTTAGGACTAGATGAGTCGGAGACATTAGATGTATTCACTGCTACATCTAATCTTTCTAAACAAATCCAGGCACAACAGTGGTCGCATTTGTCAATGCAACAGCTATCAATGGGCATGTCAGGAGATTATAAACTAGCAGTGCAAGCAGGGGCAACGATGGTAAGATTAGGAACTATCTTGTTTGGCGATCGCATCTAG
- a CDS encoding Uma2 family endonuclease gives MLVETPPQQSTIEEYLAQEETAEYRSEYSNGEIIPMTGGSINHNQIIVNLIIALTLGLREQNYQLYTSDLRLWIPRYREYTYPDILIIKDEAIFQEGRTDTVVNPSIIFEVLSKSTSSRDRGDKFTYYRSIPQFQEYILIDQYQIHIEQFSKTSENKWLFSESDDEDGILTLTSANSQITHRQIYERVTFENQSD, from the coding sequence ATACTTGTAGAAACTCCTCCTCAACAATCTACTATAGAAGAATACTTAGCACAGGAAGAAACTGCTGAGTACCGTAGCGAATATAGTAATGGGGAAATCATACCAATGACAGGCGGATCTATCAATCACAATCAAATCATTGTTAACTTGATAATTGCTCTGACCCTGGGACTGAGGGAGCAAAATTACCAACTTTACACAAGTGACTTACGCCTATGGATTCCTCGTTATCGGGAATACACATATCCAGATATTCTCATCATCAAAGACGAAGCCATTTTTCAAGAAGGACGCACGGACACAGTGGTAAATCCTAGCATTATCTTTGAGGTGCTGTCTAAATCTACTAGTAGTCGAGATCGAGGAGATAAATTTACTTATTATCGTTCCATTCCCCAATTTCAAGAATATATTTTAATCGACCAATATCAAATTCATATTGAACAATTTAGCAAAACTTCAGAAAATAAATGGCTATTCAGTGAATCCGACGATGAAGATGGTATTTTAACTTTAACATCTGCCAATAGCCAAATTACCCACCGCCAGATTTACGAACGAGTGACATTTGAAAATCAATCAGATTGA
- a CDS encoding glycosyltransferase family 2 protein — protein sequence MDTLELTSNLPLIDISIVTYNSAKWLEKFFLSILEQNYPKKLITILLTDNQSTDDTVELCNSFLEKYGDYFYGFQIFQRPNLGFGCGHNYNLVQGSSPYFLVSNVDLEFEKDAISKAVNTAITDDDDVASWEFRQKPFEHPKYYNPVTLETYWSSHSCTLFRRSAIESVNGYEEKIFLYGEDVELSYRLRDKGFRIKYCPASVCWHYTYEYPNQIKRLQFLGSTLANSYIRLRYGSIRQIAAIPLMYLKLWLAPSCIENQRQGLLGNIWKILQNFIYFLSTRKQTDKLFPINKWDYGFVRDGAFYPYPYAHKFNDFQPLVSVIIRTYKGRLFYLKEAITSVLNQTYPNIELVVVEDGSDLAKDYIEQIAKTSHLKVIYKAEPKRGRCHTGNVGLAQATGKFIVFLDDDDLFFADHIEVLANELLAHPEVAATYSISWEVATKIVSLEPLHYIEISHKTIYRQRFSRALMWHHNYIPIQSILFDRKLYDNYGGFDESLENLEDWNLWTRYCLNNDFLFVEKTTSIYRIPDNLNEWIARKQTLDSYYTAAVEKQKALTITATIPELMECYQDLASYECITLNYQPPSFLKRKLKNILLKIFFFKLFYYHFTNMKRQKIKIKY from the coding sequence GTGGATACATTAGAATTAACTTCAAATTTACCTTTAATTGATATTTCTATAGTTACTTATAATTCTGCAAAATGGTTAGAGAAATTTTTTCTCAGTATCTTGGAACAAAACTATCCTAAGAAATTAATCACTATTTTATTAACAGATAATCAATCTACAGATGATACAGTAGAATTATGTAATTCGTTTTTAGAAAAATATGGCGATTATTTTTATGGATTTCAGATATTTCAACGTCCTAATCTAGGATTTGGTTGTGGGCATAACTACAACTTAGTACAAGGCAGTTCTCCCTATTTTCTTGTTTCTAATGTTGATTTAGAGTTTGAAAAAGATGCTATTTCAAAAGCAGTAAATACTGCAATCACGGACGATGATGATGTAGCTTCTTGGGAATTTCGTCAAAAACCTTTTGAACATCCTAAATATTATAATCCTGTTACTCTAGAAACCTACTGGTCTAGTCATAGTTGTACTCTTTTTCGACGCTCTGCTATTGAAAGTGTCAACGGATACGAAGAAAAAATTTTTCTTTACGGAGAAGATGTAGAGCTTTCTTATAGATTGCGAGATAAGGGTTTTCGTATTAAATATTGCCCTGCTTCTGTATGTTGGCATTATACCTACGAATACCCTAATCAAATTAAACGTCTACAGTTTTTAGGTAGTACTTTAGCCAATAGTTATATCAGACTACGTTATGGATCTATAAGGCAAATAGCTGCCATACCTTTAATGTATTTAAAATTATGGCTTGCACCATCTTGTATTGAAAATCAACGCCAAGGGTTGCTAGGAAATATTTGGAAAATTTTACAAAACTTTATATATTTTTTAAGCACTCGTAAACAGACTGATAAACTATTTCCAATTAATAAGTGGGATTATGGGTTTGTTAGGGATGGGGCATTTTATCCTTATCCTTATGCTCATAAATTTAATGACTTCCAACCTTTAGTGAGTGTGATTATTCGTACTTATAAAGGCAGATTATTCTATCTCAAGGAAGCCATAACTTCTGTTTTAAACCAAACCTACCCTAATATAGAGTTAGTAGTTGTAGAAGATGGCTCAGATCTGGCAAAAGATTATATAGAACAAATAGCCAAAACTAGTCATCTAAAAGTCATTTATAAAGCCGAACCAAAACGTGGGCGTTGTCATACAGGAAATGTTGGGTTAGCTCAAGCAACTGGTAAATTTATAGTATTTCTTGATGATGATGATTTATTTTTTGCAGATCATATTGAAGTTTTAGCTAATGAATTGTTAGCTCATCCAGAAGTTGCAGCTACATATTCCATATCTTGGGAAGTTGCTACAAAAATAGTTTCCTTAGAACCTTTGCATTATATAGAAATTTCCCATAAAACTATTTATAGACAACGATTTTCAAGAGCCTTAATGTGGCATCATAATTACATTCCTATACAATCAATTTTATTTGACAGAAAATTGTATGATAATTATGGTGGCTTTGATGAATCTCTCGAAAATTTAGAAGACTGGAACCTATGGACTCGTTACTGTTTAAATAATGATTTTTTATTTGTTGAAAAAACAACATCTATCTATCGAATTCCCGATAATCTTAATGAATGGATAGCACGTAAACAAACTTTAGACTCTTATTATACAGCTGCCGTAGAAAAGCAGAAAGCCTTAACAATCACTGCTACAATTCCAGAATTAATGGAATGTTATCAAGATTTAGCAAGCTATGAGTGCATAACTCTCAATTATCAACCACCATCTTTTTTGAAACGTAAATTAAAGAATATTTTATTAAAAATATTCTTTTTTAAATTGTTCTATTATCATTTCACTAATATGAAAAGGCAAAAAATAAAAATTAAATATTAA
- a CDS encoding cell division protein SepF, giving the protein MNNIFSKLRDFVGLNEPVEYEYYEEETDRDRYENVYQEENPQPAPPQEPPAQNRRWREPMPTMENEVAATGSKPMGNVIGMPGAINGISEVLVLEPRTFEEMPQAIQALRERKSVVLNLTIMDPDQAQRAVDFVAGGTYALDGHQERIGESIFLFTPSCVQVSTQGGVLHEVPQPPARPSRTPGVSQPWGNEANRMAQ; this is encoded by the coding sequence ATGAACAATATATTTTCCAAACTCAGAGACTTTGTAGGTCTAAATGAGCCAGTCGAATACGAGTACTATGAGGAAGAAACCGATAGAGATCGCTACGAAAATGTGTATCAGGAAGAGAATCCCCAACCCGCCCCACCACAAGAACCCCCAGCCCAGAATCGACGTTGGCGGGAACCCATGCCTACAATGGAAAATGAAGTAGCAGCAACAGGTTCAAAGCCAATGGGGAATGTGATTGGTATGCCAGGAGCAATTAACGGAATTTCCGAAGTATTAGTACTTGAGCCACGCACCTTTGAAGAAATGCCCCAGGCGATTCAAGCTTTGCGTGAGCGTAAATCTGTGGTATTGAATTTAACAATTATGGACCCAGATCAAGCCCAGCGGGCAGTTGATTTCGTCGCAGGTGGCACCTACGCACTCGATGGACATCAAGAGCGCATCGGTGAAAGCATATTTTTGTTTACCCCCAGCTGTGTGCAAGTTAGCACCCAAGGTGGAGTTCTTCATGAAGTACCTCAACCACCAGCCCGCCCCTCACGTACCCCCGGTGTTAGCCAACCTTGGGGCAATGAAGCGAATCGCATGGCACAATAA
- a CDS encoding class I SAM-dependent methyltransferase encodes MNTDWVKDYPLVESITEEALDENNSLKKMLTLIGANKRVVDFGCATGYFAQLMNQKGCTVTGVEINPEAAKIAEKYCKEVIVADLDYVSVIDILPTQEFDVAVFGDVLEHLRNPWKVLEEIKPILKEDGYVVASIPNIAHGAIRLALLQGRFEYMEFGILDNTHLRFFTRKTIEDLFESSGYLLNAVDRTKIPIFADNLLIPKNNIYEFNTETINRIQQDQNSDTLQFIVRAVPITGKGKEAVINHEYSKLLDELQLLKSQWQQSQSALQQSQAAIAAMTSSKFWKMRTIWLNLKHALGLDREG; translated from the coding sequence ATGAATACCGATTGGGTAAAAGACTATCCTTTAGTTGAATCGATTACAGAAGAAGCTCTCGATGAAAACAACAGTTTAAAAAAAATGTTGACTTTAATAGGAGCCAATAAGCGAGTAGTAGACTTTGGTTGTGCAACTGGCTACTTTGCTCAGTTAATGAATCAGAAGGGGTGTACTGTAACTGGAGTAGAGATTAATCCAGAGGCTGCGAAGATTGCTGAAAAATACTGTAAAGAGGTAATAGTTGCTGATTTAGATTATGTGTCTGTTATAGACATATTACCTACCCAGGAATTTGATGTAGCAGTGTTTGGAGATGTTTTGGAACATCTGCGGAACCCCTGGAAAGTTTTGGAAGAAATCAAGCCGATTTTAAAAGAAGATGGATATGTAGTTGCTTCTATTCCAAACATTGCTCATGGGGCAATTCGCTTGGCTTTACTTCAAGGTAGATTTGAATACATGGAGTTTGGTATATTAGATAATACGCATCTCAGATTTTTTACAAGGAAGACAATAGAAGATTTATTTGAAAGTTCAGGATATTTATTAAATGCTGTTGATCGCACGAAAATACCAATTTTTGCAGATAATCTCTTAATACCTAAAAATAATATATATGAATTTAATACTGAAACTATTAACCGAATTCAACAAGATCAAAATTCTGACACTTTACAGTTTATTGTGCGGGCAGTTCCTATCACTGGAAAAGGAAAAGAAGCTGTGATAAATCACGAGTATTCAAAACTGCTTGACGAGTTGCAGTTATTGAAATCTCAATGGCAACAATCCCAGTCCGCATTGCAACAATCCCAAGCCGCTATCGCAGCAATGACAAGTAGTAAATTTTGGAAGATGCGAACAATATGGTTAAATTTGAAACATGCTCTGGGTTTAGATAGAGAAGGATAG
- a CDS encoding glycosyltransferase family 2 protein: MKIKKLKIKDIKLQAKKIRIFKIMRSFSAPPIMLCNSVSIILVNYNGIDILPNCLNSIEKFIHTPNYEIIVVDNASTDGSPELVAEKYPHISLIRESENRGFGAGNNAGAKVAKGEFLFLLNTDTILTNNILPHLIELISTNSNIGVIGPKLLFPDESFQISFSPEIGIKGEFKARKLHKHADNNNLHLIEQDFQDIKEVDIVVGAAFFIRANLFNLLGGFDEKFFMYFEESDLCQRVRNQGYKILYTPHVSLIHIRGHSVKKISNKMAVEYRRSQIYYYHKHRPMGEILILRIYLIFKFFYEYLKTSNPYSWEIIKLIFIYK, from the coding sequence TTGAAGATAAAAAAATTAAAAATTAAAGATATCAAGTTGCAGGCAAAAAAAATCAGGATATTTAAAATCATGAGATCATTCTCTGCTCCACCAATAATGCTTTGTAATTCTGTATCAATTATTTTAGTTAACTATAATGGCATAGATATTTTACCTAATTGCTTAAACTCTATAGAAAAATTTATTCATACACCTAATTACGAAATCATTGTTGTAGATAATGCCTCTACTGATGGTAGTCCAGAACTAGTTGCAGAGAAATATCCTCATATATCCCTAATTAGAGAGTCAGAAAATCGTGGTTTTGGAGCAGGAAATAATGCTGGTGCCAAAGTAGCTAAAGGTGAGTTTTTATTTTTATTAAATACTGACACAATACTTACAAATAACATTTTACCCCATCTTATAGAATTAATATCTACAAATTCAAATATAGGAGTTATTGGACCTAAATTACTTTTTCCAGATGAAAGCTTTCAAATTTCTTTTTCACCTGAAATTGGCATTAAAGGAGAATTTAAAGCGAGAAAATTACATAAACATGCCGATAATAATAATTTGCATCTTATAGAACAAGATTTTCAAGATATTAAAGAAGTAGATATTGTCGTCGGAGCAGCATTTTTTATTCGGGCAAATTTATTTAATTTATTAGGTGGCTTTGACGAAAAATTCTTTATGTATTTTGAAGAGTCTGATTTGTGTCAAAGAGTCAGAAATCAAGGGTATAAAATTCTATATACTCCCCATGTATCCCTAATTCATATAAGAGGACATTCTGTCAAAAAAATATCGAATAAAATGGCTGTAGAATATAGACGTAGCCAGATTTACTACTATCATAAACATCGTCCGATGGGGGAAATATTAATTTTAAGAATATATTTAATATTTAAATTTTTCTATGAATATCTCAAAACATCCAATCCTTATAGTTGGGAAATTATCAAATTAATTTTTATTTATAAATAA
- the der gene encoding ribosome biogenesis GTPase Der — MGLPIVAIIGRPNVGKSTLVNRLAGEQTAIVHDEPGVTRDRTYLPAFWGDHEFSVVDTGGLVFHDDTEFLPLIRQQAMTALAEASAAIFLVDGQLGLTPADQEIAEWLRQQPVPVLLAVNKCESPEQGLIQATEFWELGLGEPYPISAIHGSGTGDLLDELIKHIPHVTEVPETNEIKVAIIGRPNVGKSSLLNAFVGEERAIVSPISGTTRDAIDTVVERDGQTYRLIDTAGIRKKKSVEYGTEFFSINRAFKAIRRADVVLLVLDALDGATEQDQKLAGRILEEGRACIIVVNKWDAIEKDSYTIYDYEKTLEGRLHFTEWADTIFVSALTGQRVEKILELVNQAAEAHKRRVSTAVINEVLEDAISWHSPPTSRGGRQGKIYYGTQVSAQPPSIALFVNDAKRFNENYRRYIERQFRQQLGFKGTPIRLFWRSKKVRDVESGNLNRATRVK; from the coding sequence ATGGGACTGCCAATTGTTGCAATTATCGGACGCCCGAATGTGGGCAAATCCACCCTGGTTAATCGTCTCGCCGGGGAACAAACGGCGATTGTCCACGACGAACCAGGTGTGACACGCGATCGCACTTATCTACCAGCTTTTTGGGGCGATCACGAGTTTTCAGTGGTAGATACGGGCGGTTTAGTCTTTCATGATGATACCGAATTTTTACCCCTGATTCGCCAACAAGCAATGACAGCCTTGGCAGAAGCGAGTGCTGCTATCTTTTTGGTCGATGGTCAATTAGGACTGACACCAGCCGATCAAGAAATTGCTGAGTGGTTGCGTCAACAACCAGTACCCGTCCTGCTGGCTGTGAATAAATGTGAATCCCCAGAACAAGGCTTAATCCAAGCTACTGAATTTTGGGAATTGGGATTGGGCGAACCATACCCCATTTCGGCGATTCATGGTAGCGGTACAGGAGATCTCCTCGACGAGTTAATTAAACACATTCCTCACGTCACGGAAGTACCGGAAACTAACGAAATCAAAGTTGCCATTATCGGACGCCCAAATGTGGGTAAATCAAGTCTATTAAATGCTTTTGTGGGCGAAGAAAGGGCAATTGTTAGTCCAATTTCTGGCACAACACGCGATGCGATTGATACCGTAGTTGAACGGGATGGACAAACCTATCGCTTAATTGACACAGCCGGAATTCGCAAAAAGAAAAGCGTCGAATACGGCACAGAATTCTTTAGCATTAACCGCGCTTTTAAAGCCATCCGCCGCGCCGATGTGGTTTTATTAGTATTAGATGCCTTGGATGGCGCCACCGAGCAAGACCAAAAATTAGCTGGGCGGATTCTGGAAGAAGGTCGAGCTTGCATCATCGTCGTCAACAAATGGGATGCAATAGAAAAAGACTCATACACAATCTACGACTACGAAAAAACCCTAGAAGGACGCTTACATTTTACCGAATGGGCAGACACGATTTTTGTCAGCGCCTTGACAGGACAACGGGTAGAAAAGATTTTAGAATTAGTTAATCAAGCCGCTGAAGCACACAAACGCCGTGTCAGTACCGCAGTTATTAACGAAGTTCTCGAAGACGCTATTAGCTGGCATTCACCGCCAACCTCACGGGGCGGGCGTCAGGGTAAAATTTATTATGGCACCCAAGTGAGCGCCCAACCCCCAAGTATTGCCCTGTTTGTCAACGACGCCAAACGCTTCAATGAAAACTACCGCCGCTACATTGAACGCCAATTCCGGCAACAATTAGGATTCAAGGGCACCCCCATTCGCTTATTCTGGCGAAGCAAAAAAGTCCGTGATGTCGAAAGTGGTAATCTCAATCGAGCAACTCGCGTGAAATAG
- a CDS encoding PipX family protein, with amino-acid sequence MNPENPETYINHPTWGLLYKICMVDENQDLFTTLYAQRLFFLVTNDVKGLKFQSIGRTEARMMLENRLRTLRRTGQSQEYDQLQSVFQRTFQ; translated from the coding sequence ATGAATCCAGAAAACCCAGAAACCTACATAAATCATCCTACTTGGGGTTTACTCTACAAAATCTGTATGGTTGATGAGAACCAAGATCTGTTCACAACACTGTATGCCCAACGCTTATTTTTTTTGGTAACAAATGACGTTAAAGGTCTGAAATTTCAATCGATAGGACGCACTGAGGCGAGAATGATGTTGGAAAATCGTTTACGGACTCTGCGGCGCACGGGACAGTCTCAGGAGTACGATCAGCTTCAGAGTGTTTTCCAACGCACCTTCCAATGA
- a CDS encoding glycosyltransferase family 1 protein — protein sequence MVSLLINLSFLLTKPTGTTTYALNLLPHLQQLHPTLLAAQNIPGYNCYQTPPNQTAQQGIKGHLRRLIWTQFQLPQIYQQLKSKLVFSPLPEAPIYTNCRFVVMFHDTIPLRFPKPFSPLTPYHRYYTPQILKQAQHIICNSQATAKDITDFYQIPPSKITPIPLAHDRTHFRPLNISGTAHISGRGTALPCPYFLYIGRQDPYKNIHRLITAFAALPNCEDYELWLAGPTDGRYTPTLKAQIEELGITNQVKFLDYVPYSELPKIINSAIALVFPSLWEGFGFPVLEAMACGTPVITSNVSSLPEVAGDAAILINPYNIDEITEAMQTIVTDAELRSHLSHQGIVKANQFSWEKTGLATLEVLKQYL from the coding sequence ATTGTGTCTTTACTAATTAATCTCTCATTCCTCCTAACTAAACCTACAGGTACAACCACCTACGCCCTTAACCTGCTCCCGCACTTACAACAGCTTCACCCCACACTGCTCGCAGCGCAAAACATTCCTGGCTACAATTGCTACCAAACTCCCCCAAACCAAACCGCCCAACAAGGGATAAAAGGACATTTACGCCGCCTAATCTGGACTCAATTTCAATTACCGCAAATCTATCAACAGCTAAAATCAAAACTAGTATTTTCCCCGCTACCAGAAGCACCGATATATACCAACTGTCGCTTTGTCGTGATGTTTCATGACACAATCCCATTGCGCTTTCCCAAACCTTTCTCACCCCTGACGCCTTACCATCGCTATTACACTCCCCAAATCCTCAAGCAAGCACAACATATTATCTGCAATTCTCAAGCCACTGCTAAGGACATTACCGATTTTTACCAAATTCCCCCCAGCAAAATTACCCCCATCCCCCTAGCGCACGATCGCACTCACTTCCGCCCTCTTAATATATCTGGCACGGCACATATATCTGGTAGGGGCACGGCATTACCGTGCCCCTACTTCTTGTACATTGGACGACAAGACCCATACAAAAATATACACCGACTAATTACCGCTTTCGCTGCATTACCTAACTGCGAAGATTATGAACTGTGGTTAGCAGGCCCAACCGATGGGCGTTACACCCCGACTTTAAAAGCGCAAATTGAGGAACTGGGTATTACTAATCAGGTGAAATTCCTTGACTATGTACCTTACAGCGAATTACCGAAAATTATTAATAGTGCGATCGCTCTTGTTTTCCCTAGTCTGTGGGAAGGCTTTGGTTTTCCTGTCCTCGAAGCAATGGCTTGTGGTACTCCCGTCATCACCTCTAATGTTTCCTCTCTACCCGAAGTTGCTGGCGATGCTGCAATTTTGATTAATCCCTACAATATTGACGAAATTACAGAGGCAATGCAGACAATTGTAACTGATGCCGAATTGCGATCGCATCTTTCCCACCAAGGTATAGTTAAAGCTAATCAATTCAGTTGGGAAAAAACTGGACTAGCTACGCTGGAAGTTTTAAAGCAATATCTTTGA
- a CDS encoding CbiQ family ECF transporter T component gives MDLLRSLPLGLYLEQPQTWLHKIDPRVKFAWLMSFLTSYIFANNEWRILLVAFLIFVTFIAKIPRRVWQQQMGWLLILSFLVLVIAAVSPDGLGVSYQPRLPANEQILTQSEFNNTSQVVPKSVDDDKDWYTLFNKGPVKVTRRSLDLAVRLSTILFTVIYSTNLYLLTTGPEEITSGMESLMQPLKRLNLPITELTLTLTLSLRFIPLVLEEIQNLIRSVMTRAINWKKLGLKRGVKVWMIVAERLLENLLLRAAQMASAMTVRGFTSADEHRVPWHDLQLKTWDWLAIATLSLFWGLRLVIGTAA, from the coding sequence ATGGATTTACTGCGATCGCTACCACTGGGACTTTACCTAGAACAACCCCAAACTTGGCTGCATAAAATTGACCCCCGTGTCAAGTTTGCTTGGTTGATGAGCTTTCTGACCAGCTACATTTTTGCTAACAATGAATGGCGTATACTGCTGGTAGCATTCTTAATTTTTGTTACCTTCATCGCCAAAATTCCTCGGCGAGTATGGCAACAGCAAATGGGTTGGCTATTGATCCTGTCTTTTTTAGTCTTAGTGATTGCAGCAGTTAGTCCTGATGGATTGGGTGTCAGTTATCAGCCCCGTTTACCAGCTAATGAACAGATTTTAACCCAGTCAGAATTTAATAACACCTCCCAAGTCGTCCCCAAGTCAGTAGATGATGACAAAGACTGGTACACGTTGTTTAACAAAGGTCCAGTAAAAGTAACTCGCCGTTCTTTAGATTTGGCGGTACGGCTGAGTACAATTTTGTTTACAGTGATTTACAGTACCAATCTGTATCTGCTGACAACCGGACCGGAAGAAATCACCTCTGGGATGGAAAGCTTAATGCAACCCCTGAAACGGCTGAATTTACCCATAACCGAACTGACTTTGACCTTAACGTTGTCCTTGCGGTTTATTCCCCTAGTTTTGGAAGAAATACAGAATTTAATCCGTTCTGTGATGACTAGGGCAATAAATTGGAAAAAGCTAGGATTAAAAAGAGGCGTCAAAGTTTGGATGATTGTCGCAGAGCGACTGTTAGAAAATCTACTACTACGAGCAGCGCAAATGGCTAGTGCGATGACAGTACGGGGTTTCACAAGTGCTGACGAACACCGAGTACCGTGGCATGACTTACAGCTAAAAACCTGGGACTGGCTCGCTATTGCTACTTTAAGCCTATTTTGGGGATTGCGGCTGGTAATTGGAACAGCAGCCTAA
- the proC gene encoding pyrroline-5-carboxylate reductase, translated as MTIKFGLIGGGVMGEALLSRLIVRGIYQPSEVIVSEPQPSRQNFLKQQYDVAVTTDNHQVFTLANEVIFLAVKPQVFSAIAQELSDILITEHSPVVISILAGVPLSQLEAAFPQLPVIRAMPNTPATVGAGMTAICCGAYTNPQHHQIAQQLFSAVGEVVEVSESLMDAVTGLSGSGPAYVALMVESLADGGVAAGLPRTIAHQLALQTVLGTALLLHESKMHPAELKDRVTSPGGTTIAGIAQLEQAAFRSAVIEAVKASAQRSQDLGK; from the coding sequence ATGACTATTAAATTTGGTTTAATTGGCGGTGGGGTAATGGGAGAAGCGCTGTTATCCCGCCTTATTGTGCGCGGAATTTATCAACCATCAGAAGTCATAGTCAGCGAACCACAACCCTCACGCCAGAATTTTTTAAAGCAGCAGTACGACGTAGCTGTGACGACAGATAATCACCAAGTTTTCACACTCGCCAACGAAGTTATATTTTTAGCAGTAAAACCGCAGGTCTTCAGCGCGATCGCTCAAGAATTATCAGATATTCTGATTACAGAACACTCGCCTGTAGTGATTTCTATCTTGGCAGGTGTGCCCTTAAGTCAGCTAGAAGCGGCGTTTCCCCAATTACCAGTAATTAGAGCTATGCCCAATACCCCAGCCACCGTAGGGGCGGGAATGACGGCGATTTGTTGCGGTGCATACACTAATCCCCAGCACCACCAAATAGCACAGCAACTTTTTTCAGCGGTCGGGGAAGTGGTAGAAGTTTCCGAAAGTCTAATGGATGCGGTGACGGGACTATCTGGTAGTGGACCTGCTTACGTAGCGCTAATGGTAGAATCCCTCGCCGATGGCGGAGTCGCCGCCGGCTTACCCAGAACAATAGCCCATCAACTAGCTTTACAAACTGTATTGGGAACAGCTCTGCTATTACATGAATCGAAAATGCACCCAGCAGAACTCAAAGACCGAGTTACCAGTCCTGGCGGCACAACCATAGCTGGGATCGCCCAACTAGAACAAGCAGCATTTCGTTCAGCTGTAATAGAAGCTGTCAAAGCATCTGCCCAACGCTCTCAAGATCTGGGAAAATAA